In Cupriavidus necator, the genomic window AAATGCACTGCCTGCGGCAACTGCGGCTCATTCCGACCAGCGGCCGCGGATTCGAAGACCGCAATGCCATGGAAGACATCGCGACGCTCACGGCAGACTGGTTCGGGCGGCACCTCGCAACCGCGTCGCCTCCCAGTCTGGCATACGGGGGACGACAAACACCCCCAAACATGTGACGCCGCATTCATTCCCGTGCGGCTTTCCCCACCTATACTCAGTGCAGGTGACGGCGCCCCGGAGTCACAGGTACGGTGACCTTCAGCCGGATATCAAGCCGGTGACCGTCAAATTCCACGACTTGATAGGGTCGCGTGGCCGAGGGACTTCCCGCTTCGTCATCGTAGAGCGGCGGCCCCTTCAGATGTGAAGGCTCCAGCCGCTCGAGCAGCCGTGTCAAAGCTGTCCCGGCTGATCCGAGTCGATAGCCGCTGTGGTTCGGGCGTTGGCAGTCGTACTCCGGAAGGCGCTCAACGATTCGTTGCCGCGCCACATTGATTCCCGGAGGGGACGCCCTTGCCGCGCAAGCATCTTGGCTGACACGGCCGCGTCAAGCCCACCTTCCCGGCCTGGATCGTAAGCCCCGCCCGCGGGTGGCCAACGTCCTATCACCTAAGGTCTAAGCCGGAGTTTGATGGTTGTAGTTTGAGTATGGCGATTAATTGCATTTTGCCCCATGAGTATGGTCGAATGGGTAGAGCTTGCGGCCTAAATTGCGGGGCTTGCGGCATCAATCATCAACGATTGCCTGCAGATCCCGGGAAGCGGGCCGTCGTTCCTGAACGCTGGCTTAGGATGCGGGATCCTGTCCAGCCGCACCTTGCCCGGCCCCTCGTCGACACTGACCACGCGCTCACCGGCGCGATCCTTCACCGTCACCGGGGTGATCTCCGCCGCAAATGCGCCGGATTCCATGGCCTGCTTCGCGCCCGTCACCGAGGTCATGGCAAATGGGTCCTGCGCCTCGCGGCTGAACTGGCACTTCGCCGCACAGTCCTCGCCGAAGGTGCCCATCGCTCGCCCAGGCCGGTATCGTTGCGCCCCCTGAGACCATACGCTCATATCGAGCACATCGAGTTCTCGGCATGAGGACTCATCGGCAAAACTCCAACACGCAATCTTCGCTCACGACGTCGGAACTGCCGCCGCGTAGCAGCAACGCCAAAGACTGGCCTTGTCCTTGGTCGCGGTAGAGGGTTGCACTACGGGCGAAGCCACCCATGAACCGGCACCGCGCCTTCTTGCATTATCTCAAGAAGGCGCGCCCCGCTTCGGGCGATACTTGATCAATTGGCATCAGGCAACTGGAGACGGCCTGGCCCAACTGGAGTGCGACAATGTTCTCTCCCACCGCCAGCCTTCCTGGCTTCGATTCACCAATTGAACTGCTGCTGGCCTGCCATGAGAAGGTGCGGCGGTTCGCCGGCTTATGTCAGAGACTTGAGCAGCACGCGGCGCTGCACGGCGCGGATGATGAGGCACGAACCGCTGCCGCCAGCGTGCTGAGATACTTCCAGATAGCAGCGCCGCTGCACCACGCCGACGAGGAGGAAGACCTGTTCCCAGCACTGCGCGAGCTGGGTGACGTCAGCTTAACTGCGCGTATTGACGAGCTAGATGCCGAGCATGGGCGCCTGGGTGATTTGTGGTGCTGCGTGAAACCCTGGCTGGAGGCGATGTCGCAGGGCGCAAGGCACCCTGCTCCACCAGAACTCAGCGCGTTCGCCACCCTCTATCCCGAGCACGCATTGCGGGAAGAGCGCGAGATTTATCCTGCCGTCGTCCGGCTGTCCCGGGATCGCCTTGCCGAGATCGGCCAGCGCATGGCACAAAGAAGAGGCGCGCGCTAGTAGCGGCGCGCACCGGTAAACACCCCTTCGCGGACTGGAACCTGAACCGGGAATGGCTTGACCGGCGTCAATCGCGGCAGGCCAGTCCCTCGTTAGCATTCCTGCGTGGACACACGCTACCAAGGACGCTACCATGCAAGCCAATTCCCCCTTCCTCTTCGACGCGCGCAGCATTGCCAAGCGCTTTCGCCATGCCGCGATTTTTGGTGCTCTTGAAGCGCTGGGCGAAGGCGAGTCGATGCGTTTCGTCAACGATCACGATCCCCTTCCCCTGATCGAGCAATTGCGCCGGCGGTATCAAGAGCAACTTCATATTGCCTACGTTCAGCACGCGGACGGTGTCGTGGTAATTGACTTCACTGTCCATCCGGCGGGTACCGCGCAAGGATGCGGCAGCGGAGACGGTACGGGCTGCGGCTGCAGCGGCGGCTGAACCTTGCCGTCATCCGCCGCATTCAGATCGTCTGGACACCCCTCGCTATTCGCAGCTGGCTTGACCACGGACAAACCGGCCCAGGCCGGCCTGGGGCAAAATACTAATGAGGCCGCTGGGCTGCGGGGGCGCGCCCGATGACCTCGACGTTGTTGTCCTGCTGAAAGCCTGTCCGTACGAACTACGGGCAGGCTTTTTTCACAATCGGCGAGATTGCCAACGCGCCGCCCCGGCTTGTTCTTGATCAATCCACTGCAATAAGCCTCAACGGCATGATCCTTTATAAGATACATTTTTAATCTATCTTGGGTTCCACTATGTCTCCCGACGCAAGCGGATGCTGAATTGCCTCAGCTTCCGGTGCTGCCATCCCGGCTGATGCCAAGGGTCTATACGATGCGCCTTACCACCATGACCGACTATGCGCTACGGCTGCTGATCTACGTGGCGCGGCATCCTGAACGGATGTGTACCAACGACGAGATCGCGCAGGCCTACGGCATCTCCAGGGCGCATCTGGTCAAGGTAACGCACAAGCTGAGCCGACAGGGCTGGATCGCGACCGTGCGCGGCAGAGGCGGTGGCATGCAGTTGTCGTCTGGGCCAGGAAGCATCAATCTCGGCGACGTGGTTCGCAGCGTGGAGCCCGATTTCGATCTGGTCGCTGGCCTGGCCGACGGCAGCGCCCGCAAGTTCGCGAGCGACGAGCATCTTTGCCGCGTCATGGATGGCGCTCGCTGGAGTTTCCTGCAATATCTTGAAAGCTTTACCCTCGCCGACCTGCTGGGGCGGGCGTTCACGGAGCCGCCGCCTGCCGACGTAGTGCACCTTGGCAGAAGCTAAAAACGTTGCCCTTGGCGGCAATGTGGCCGCGTACCGGCGGCGGCGCCTGGTGAACGCTCAGGACTGCCTGGGATGCTGCACCGCGCTGACTCGCCATGCCCGGGCTTGCGGCAGCCACGACGGCGATGAAGGCCAGGATGGCAGCAACGTTGCCGCTCGCAGCCATGGCCTTGACGGCCGGCAGCTGGTGACCGAAGCTCAGCCGTGCAGCCAGGGAGAGGTGCAGCACGGCAAGCGGCACATAGAAGCTGTTGCCGAACTTCAGCTTGATGCGCGTGATCGCTGGCAGGATGACAGGCGCATGCGCCATCACCATGCTGACGATAAAGCCCAGTCCCAGCGCATGGAGCGCCGCGTCGCGCCATGGCAGCCCTGCCGCGGTGCCCGCCCACGCCGCGCCTGCCACCAGCAGCCAGCCATAGCCCAGCAGCAAGCAGACTGCTATGTAGCGGCTCAAGCCGTGGCTGCGCACCGTCCGGCGCGCAATATCGAAGCGTGCCAGCCAACTGGTAAGGAACGCCAGTGAGACGCCATAGACGACGCCACCGATCCTGCCCGCGTTCCCTTCCAGCGCCGACCCGGCGGCGCCCAGCACAAGCCCCGCAAGGATCGCGAGCAAGGCCGCTTGCGCGCTCGGTCGGCGGCGCATCAGGCGCGTCATTTCAAGCCGCTCGGCGGCCACCGTGACAACCAGGAAAATGAAGTACCAGGCATTGACCGAGGTCACCCAGCGGCCCGACGCCAGCGCCACGTTGCCGGCCAGCCAGGCCACGGAGGCGGCCAGCAGCAAGGCCGTGTGGGTAGCCGGCTGGCGCCGCAGCACTGCCACGCTGACGCCCACGAACACCAACGCGCCTGCCGCCATGGCCCACGCGCCCGCGGCAGAAGATCCTGCCACCATGAGTATGGCGCCCAGCCCGGATGCCGCCGGTGCGGCGAAGGCGGCGAGACGGCCGAGCGCCACCGCGCGCTCGATGCCGATGATCGTGCCGAGGAAGCCGCCGGTCATCAATGCCCCATGGAATGAATGCGCGTGCCACTGCAGATGATGGTCGTCCACCCCGGGCAATACCACGCCTGCACGCAACAGACCGCCGAGCATGCCCGCGAGCAATGCGAACACAGCCAGCAACAACACTGCCAGCCGCGGCCAGGTCTTGCGCTGGCGCCCTTGTATGCTACAAGCGACCACGCTCACCATCCCATGGCGTGCTTCGCGCTGGCGCTCATGCGCTCCGGCGTCCATGCGGGCTCCCAGCATAACTCCACTTCAATCCCGTACCCCAGCGGCATCACGCCCTCAAGCTCAAGATGCACGTCATCCAGGACCATGTCGGCCAGCGGACATGCAGTGGACGTCATGGTCATCGAAACATAGACGCCTGCCTCGAATACGGTTACGGCGTAGATCAGGCCAACGTCGAAGACGTTCAGCGCCAGTTCCGGATCCACGACGCGGCGCAGGGCATCCGTGATAGGTGCCAGCCATTGCTCGGGGCCCTGGTAGTCAAATCCGCTCGTCCCGTTCGATGCTTGCCTGGAGAGCATGTGTCCCCTTTCTTTGATTTTCTGTTATGCACTTTCCATCGTAGTACTGGCCACGCTTTCTGCGTGGCCAGTACCCGCTGGTCGATTGACATAGCGCAAGGGACCTGCATCACGCCTTGCGCAGCGTGAAACTGCTGAAGCGCGCCGCCAGCCTGCTGATATCGTCGCGGCCAAGCGAAGCGCTCGCGCCGCTGCCGCGGCACTCCTGCAACGCCCAGTGCTTCACGCCAAGGGCGGCGATGCTCTCGGCCAGCGCATGCAGCTCGGCGATATCGAACATGCCGGCGTGCCAGGTGGTGCGGCACTCGCCTGCCACGTCGCTGGCAACCCAGTGGCGCAGCGATTCCCAGGCCCTCTCCCCGCTGCCCGGCACCCGCGTAATGGCGTCATAGCGATGTAGGGGCGCCTTGAGGTCGAGGCCGATCCAGTCCAGTTGGGGCAGGATGGCGGGCAGGCGATCGGGGTACATGCCGGCGGTGTGCAGCGCGACCTCGAAGCCTCTGGCTTGTACGTCGGCGATGGCGCCGGCCAGGGCCCCCTGCAGGGTTGGCT contains:
- a CDS encoding hemerythrin domain-containing protein, with translation MFSPTASLPGFDSPIELLLACHEKVRRFAGLCQRLEQHAALHGADDEARTAAASVLRYFQIAAPLHHADEEEDLFPALRELGDVSLTARIDELDAEHGRLGDLWCCVKPWLEAMSQGARHPAPPELSAFATLYPEHALREEREIYPAVVRLSRDRLAEIGQRMAQRRGAR
- a CDS encoding DUF2249 domain-containing protein is translated as MQANSPFLFDARSIAKRFRHAAIFGALEALGEGESMRFVNDHDPLPLIEQLRRRYQEQLHIAYVQHADGVVVIDFTVHPAGTAQGCGSGDGTGCGCSGG
- a CDS encoding RrF2 family transcriptional regulator; its protein translation is MTDYALRLLIYVARHPERMCTNDEIAQAYGISRAHLVKVTHKLSRQGWIATVRGRGGGMQLSSGPGSINLGDVVRSVEPDFDLVAGLADGSARKFASDEHLCRVMDGARWSFLQYLESFTLADLLGRAFTEPPPADVVHLGRS
- a CDS encoding metal-sulfur cluster assembly factor, whose amino-acid sequence is MLSRQASNGTSGFDYQGPEQWLAPITDALRRVVDPELALNVFDVGLIYAVTVFEAGVYVSMTMTSTACPLADMVLDDVHLELEGVMPLGYGIEVELCWEPAWTPERMSASAKHAMGW
- a CDS encoding anaerobic ribonucleoside-triphosphate reductase activating protein translates to MPSPPDACEAAAGRRRDAASLRVGGMTALTTIDFPGRLAAVVFCQGCPWRCGYCHNPGLLDARAPSSIAWADVLAFLQARQGLLDGVVFSGGEPTLQGALAGAIADVQARGFEVALHTAGMYPDRLPAILPQLDWIGLDLKAPLHRYDAITRVPGSGERAWESLRHWVASDVAGECRTTWHAGMFDIAELHALAESIAALGVKHWALQECRGSGASASLGRDDISRLAARFSSFTLRKA